In Candidatus Firestonebacteria bacterium RIFOXYD2_FULL_39_29, the sequence GCCAGATAGTGGTCTCGGGGACAAAAGAAGGCGTAGAAGAGATGTGCAAGCTTACCAAAGGCGCAGGAGGAAAAGCAATTCCCCTCGCAGTAAGCGGCCCGTTCCACTCGACCTTGATGACCAGCGCGCAGGAAAAACTTGCCGTAGAACTTAAAAATGTAAATTTCAATAATCCCACAACAAAGATCATAGCAAACGTAACAGCAGACTATGTGAAAGACGGTAACACCGCGAGAGAACTCCTGGTAAAACAGGTAGTTTCAAGCGTTCTTTGGGAAGACACCATCTGCAGAATGTTAAAAGACGGCATTGACCTCTTCGTAGAAGTAGGCCCCGGCAAAGTCCTCTCCGGCCTGGTAAAGAAGATCAAAAAAGAAGCCAGAGTCTATAATATAGATAACACTGAAACGTTGGAGAAGTTTAAAACTGAGGTTGCTAACGTTACACGTTGAAACGTTGCTCACGTAAAAGCAGAATTCTGTCATCCCGGACTGAGATTCGGGACCCAGCGTCTTTGTTAGTGAAATTATAAATCTCAAGGGGTATATGAAATGGAAAATATAATTCATAGAGGTTGGTTTCTAATTCAACTGTTTGGTTTACCAGTCATAGCAGTTCTTACCGCGATATATCTTGTTGTATATCAGATAGTGAAGAAAGACTCTGCTTTTAAAAAGCATCTTGTGCGTGATTTTTTAATTTTGATGACAGTTTTCCAAACTGGAGATTTGGTTGAAATATTTTATGAACATAAAACCTTGTGGATCCTTCATGCAATTGTAAAGATGATCTTTGTCGCACTGGGAATATGGGCGATTATCGAATACCGTAAAGAAAAGGCAAGTAAAATTAAATAAATCAGGTTAGATAGTTCGGGGGGACTGTTGAATATGAAAAGTATTGTTACTGATCAATTAGTGGAGGAAGAATGGGAGAATTAATAATAACAATCCTTAAATATGTTGTTTGTTTGCTTTTACCTTTAGGGCTGGCTTGGTTATGGTTTTACAAAAGAAAAGGCAGAAGCGAAAGCATTGAAAATATATTGTGCGCTGTAATATTTTTGTCGGCTTCGTTGGTATTTGCCTATTCATATGTGTTTGAAAAGCTTATTTCGGCGTCAGGAACAGATCTTCTGTTTGGAGTCTATTATCTGAGAGATTCTCGGTTTGGATATTTGGCTTTATTGCTGGCTGTGGGTTTCTTGTTAGCAGCTATATTCTTTGCAGTGGAGTTTGTAATATTTATGAAAAATCCAAAGAAATATGCACCCTGGGAAATGACAAAAAAAAGAAAAGTAATGCTTGTAATTGGTTGGGGCATATTAGTATGTATTCTTCTATTGTATATCTTAGTTTTTGTCTATTACAGTAAAAAGGGCTTGAAATCAGTTTTCCCCTCATTTAATCATCTTCTCCTCCTTATAATAATGCTTTCTTCAACCCTTGGATGGGAGATGGATAAAAAGAAAATGGCAATCAGAAAAGAATACTTTCATGAAAAATTTCAACTAATTATGAGTGTATTAATTGTGTCTATGTATTTTGCCAGTCCAAGTTATAATGTTTATTATATGATACTTAATTATTCTGCTGCCGGTATAAGTTTCCTGATCTGTTTATTCTATTGCTTGAAGATTGTTGAAAGCAAAAAGGAAAAGCCGGCAATTAACAAGAAAAAGAAGCAAGCACAGTAAGAAAAGTAAGTGAAGAAAGTAAAAAACAGTGGTTTTTAGGTGAAACTTTCTTAGAAAATTATAATATAGGTCATTTTTCGTTTTTGTGTTTACTTCTTTTACTGCACTTGCTTTATCTGCTTCGCCTGCTTTTCCCGCTTCCTCAATCCCTTTAAATATGGTAAAATCAAGAATCGTTTAACTTAATTGGAGGGTATAGAGATGGATATGTTAAAGGGAAAGGTGGCACTGGTAACAGGGGCGGCTCAGGGTATAGGTAAAGCTATTGCGGAAACTCTGGCGAAGGAAGGGGCTAATGTTGCGATCTGTGATGTAAATATAGAAAAGGCGGAGGAGACTGCGAAAGAATTGGCTAAGCTGGGAATAAAGACAGCGGCTTATAAAACAAATGTTTCGGTGGCGGCGGAGTGCGATGCTTTGATTGACAGCACCGTGAAGGACCTTGGAAAGCTGGATATTCTTGTTAATAACGCGGGAGTTACCAGAGATGGGCTTCTTATTCGTATGTCTGAGCAGGACTGGGATCTGGTTATTGCTATCAATTTAAAAGGTACTTTCAACTGCACTAAAGCGGCTGTAAAGACCATGATGAAGGCAAGATACGGGCGTATTATTAATATTTCTTCGGTTATCGGACTTATGGGAAATGCCGGACAGGTTAATTATGCGGCTTCAAAGTCCGGTGTTTTAGGTATTACCAGGTCTATAGCCAAGGAGTATGCAAACAGGAATATCACCGTAAACGCAGTTGCCCCGGGGTATATCCAGACAGCAATGACGGATAAGCTTACAGAAGAGCAAAAACAGGCGATGCTTAAGTTTGTCCCCCTTTCCAGGATGGGACAGCCTCAGGATGTAGCAAATGGCGTTCTTTTCTTTGCCTCACCCCTTGCTGACTATGTAACCGGCCAGGTTTTAGCGATTGACGGCGGGATGGTAATGTCTTAAAATCAAGCACTAAGGTCGAAATTCTAAATTCTAAACAAAAAAATAAACCAGAAACAAGGAAAATAGCAAAACAATAGCAAAAGCGGGCTGGCAGAAATGTCCAGCCCGTTCTTCATAATATGTAGTAACGGAAAGTAACAGGTCTACTACCGGTAGATTTAGATTTTTTTCATGTATCAGCGCAATCAGCCTTTAAATCTCTTCGAAAGATCCGCCAAATATCACTGGCGGAGGCGAAATCACCTGCTTACCTTAAAAACACAGGTTAGAATTGCATAAAACCATTGAAATATAAGCAATATTCGCAAAAACGAAGGAAAAATTGTACTTGACAAAACGGCTTCATTTCACTAGAATATATAATCTTTTAATGGAGGGCGAACCCCCCGTTAAAAACTAGGCTGACGGCTCGGCCACAAGTTGGGTCGCTAGTTTAGGTTTTACTTAAAGCAGTCTAGAAAGACAGCTTAAGAAACACTAAGGAGGAGTTAAAATGGCTACAATTGAAGAGAGAGTGAAAAAAATCATAGTTGAACAGCTGGGCGTAGAAGAAGCCCAGGTTACCCCAACCGCATCATTTGTTGATGATCTGGGTGCGGATTCTCTGGATACAGTCGAACTTGTTATGGCTTTCGAAGAAGAATTCGGAATAGAAATACCGGATACTGATGCCGAAAAGATCAAGGCAGTCTCGAATGTCGTTGAATACTTAAAAGAAAAAACCAACTCCTAATCGGACACGGTTAAATCATGAAACGTAGAGTCGTAGTTACCGGCCTCGGGGTGATCTCCCCGGCCGGTAATGATGTTAATACTTTCTGGAAGAGCCTTTGTGACGGCGTCAGCTGTGCGGATAAAATTACCAAGTATGACGCTTCCCGTCTGACTACTCAAATTGCCTGTGAAGTCAAAGGGTTCGATCCTACATTATATACAGATAAAAAGAGTGCCCGGCGTATGGATGGTTTTACCCAGTATGCTATAGCAGCTTCTGTCCAGGCAATGAAAGATTCCGGTTTGGATGTCACCAAAGAGGATGCTACCAGGATGGGTGTTATTATAGGTTCAGGAATAGGCGGCTTAACAACCCTTATGGACCAGACCTATACACTTATCGAAAAAGGCCCATCAAGAATAAGTCCTTTCTTTATTGCCATGATGATTTCTAACATGGCCGCAGGTATGGTTTCAATACAGCTTGGGTTAAAAGGTCCAAGCGCTTGTGTTGTGACAGCCTGTGCTTCAGGTAATAACAGCCTTGGTACATCATACCGGCATATTCAATATGGAGATGCTGATGTCATGGTGGCCGGCGGTTCTGAGTGTACTATAGTAGAACTTGCAATGGCAGGTTTTTGTTCTGCTCAGGCAATGTCCTGCCGTAATGATGACCCAAAACATGCCAGCCGTCCTTTCGATAAAGACAGGGATGGTTTTGTTATGGGAGAAGGTTCAGGTATTGTGGTTTTGGAAGAGCTTGAGCATGCCAAAGCAAGGGGCGCAAAAATTTACGCGGAGATGGTAGGTTATGGAATGTCTTCCGATGCTTACCATATGACTGCCCCGCCGGCAGACGGAGAAGGCGGCGCAAGAGCAATGCAAAATTGTATCAATGATGCCGGTGCAAAACCGGAAGAAGTTGATTATGTTAATGCTCACGGGACCTCTACACCTTTAGGTGATACCGGGGAAACAGCTGCAATAAAGCGTGTTTTTAAAGAACATGCCTATAAACTTTCTGTAAGCGGTACAAAATCCATGATAGGCCATATGCTGGGCGCAGCCGGAGGGGTTGAGTTTATTGCAACCGTGCTTTCGGTAAAGAATGACCTTATTACACCGACGATCAATTTGGTTACGCCGGATCCTGCGTGTGATCTTGATTATGTGCCAAATAAAGCAAAACAAAAAACCGTTAATCTTGCTATTTCCAATTCTTTTGGTTTTGGCGGGCATAACGCTACTGTTGCGGTTAAAAAATATATTG encodes:
- a CDS encoding 3-oxoacyl-[acyl-carrier-protein] reductase, whose amino-acid sequence is MLKGKVALVTGAAQGIGKAIAETLAKEGANVAICDVNIEKAEETAKELAKLGIKTAAYKTNVSVAAECDALIDSTVKDLGKLDILVNNAGVTRDGLLIRMSEQDWDLVIAINLKGTFNCTKAAVKTMMKARYGRIINISSVIGLMGNAGQVNYAASKSGVLGITRSIAKEYANRNITVNAVAPGYIQTAMTDKLTEEQKQAMLKFVPLSRMGQPQDVANGVLFFASPLADYVTGQVLAIDGGMVMS
- a CDS encoding beta-ketoacyl-[acyl-carrier-protein] synthase II, producing the protein MKRRVVVTGLGVISPAGNDVNTFWKSLCDGVSCADKITKYDASRLTTQIACEVKGFDPTLYTDKKSARRMDGFTQYAIAASVQAMKDSGLDVTKEDATRMGVIIGSGIGGLTTLMDQTYTLIEKGPSRISPFFIAMMISNMAAGMVSIQLGLKGPSACVVTACASGNNSLGTSYRHIQYGDADVMVAGGSECTIVELAMAGFCSAQAMSCRNDDPKHASRPFDKDRDGFVMGEGSGIVVLEELEHAKARGAKIYAEMVGYGMSSDAYHMTAPPADGEGGARAMQNCINDAGAKPEEVDYVNAHGTSTPLGDTGETAAIKRVFKEHAYKLSVSGTKSMIGHMLGAAGGVEFIATVLSVKNDLITPTINLVTPDPACDLDYVPNKAKQKTVNLAISNSFGFGGHNATVAVKKYIG
- a CDS encoding acyl carrier protein — encoded protein: MATIEERVKKIIVEQLGVEEAQVTPTASFVDDLGADSLDTVELVMAFEEEFGIEIPDTDAEKIKAVSNVVEYLKEKTNS